A region from the Azospirillaceae bacterium genome encodes:
- the tnpB gene encoding IS66 family insertion sequence element accessory protein TnpB (TnpB, as the term is used for proteins encoded by IS66 family insertion elements, is considered an accessory protein, since TnpC, encoded by a neighboring gene, is a DDE family transposase.), whose amino-acid sequence MIIPPSGIRVLVATRPVDFRRGADGLAALVQEVLAQDPFSGTVFVFRSKRTDRLKLLVWDGTGLVLVWKRLEAGAFRWPPITDGVMRLSGAQMEALLAGLDWSRLHVPRQGRPKAAQ is encoded by the coding sequence ATGATCATCCCCCCGTCCGGCATCCGGGTTCTGGTGGCGACGCGGCCGGTGGACTTCCGCCGCGGTGCTGACGGCCTGGCAGCGCTGGTGCAGGAGGTGCTGGCGCAGGACCCGTTCTCGGGGACGGTCTTCGTGTTTCGCTCCAAGCGCACGGATAGACTGAAGCTCCTGGTCTGGGATGGCACCGGGTTGGTGTTGGTGTGGAAGCGCCTGGAGGCCGGCGCCTTCCGCTGGCCGCCGATCACCGACGGGGTTATGCGGCTGTCGGGCGCACAGATGGAGGCGCTGTTGGCCGGGCTGGACTGGAGCCGGTTGCACGTCCCGCGGCAGGGACGTCCGAAAGCCGCGCAATAG
- a CDS encoding transposase, with the protein MAEVLDGPERRRRWSAEEKARIVAESREPDAVASAVARRHGMHRNQLYAWRRELRGEEKAVGITFAPVLAEGMAAATGPGIEIAYAGAVIRVGDDTDPALLARVLRTLKRLG; encoded by the coding sequence TTGGCGGAGGTGCTGGACGGACCTGAGCGTCGGCGCCGGTGGAGTGCTGAAGAGAAGGCGCGGATCGTGGCGGAGAGTAGGGAGCCGGACGCGGTGGCGAGCGCCGTGGCGCGGCGTCACGGGATGCATCGGAACCAGTTGTATGCGTGGCGCCGGGAACTTCGCGGCGAGGAGAAGGCGGTCGGCATCACGTTCGCACCCGTGCTCGCGGAAGGGATGGCGGCGGCGACAGGTCCGGGTATCGAGATCGCCTATGCGGGCGCCGTGATCCGAGTAGGCGATGATACCGATCCGGCCCTGCTGGCGCGGGTGCTGCGCACGCTGAAGCGGCTGGGATGA